Proteins encoded in a region of the Flavobacterium sp. PMTSA4 genome:
- a CDS encoding PsbP-related protein translates to MSKKRRLGMVMLGLSMMVLSFGCAKKEVKKATFHSEHGVTITYPEDWEIKKEELHAGMPILLMKNDNANEEEFNSNINLNIISHKGEELDFNKFMQINKNYLTLHNIKLQEEAAVTIDGHPAYKLVYHMVDQGDALTLVQYLQLYDEVGYTTTFVCLDEKYDALKEEAIEIMEGFHYDFNKK, encoded by the coding sequence ATGAGTAAAAAAAGAAGATTAGGAATGGTAATGCTAGGGTTAAGTATGATGGTATTGAGCTTTGGGTGTGCCAAAAAAGAAGTAAAAAAAGCAACCTTTCATTCAGAACATGGCGTAACAATTACCTATCCTGAGGACTGGGAAATCAAAAAGGAAGAACTACATGCAGGCATGCCGATATTGCTAATGAAAAATGATAACGCAAACGAAGAGGAGTTTAACAGCAATATCAATTTGAATATCATAAGCCACAAAGGCGAGGAGCTCGACTTTAATAAATTTATGCAAATCAATAAAAACTACCTCACGCTACACAACATTAAACTACAAGAAGAAGCCGCCGTTACCATTGATGGTCATCCGGCATACAAGTTGGTTTATCATATGGTTGACCAAGGCGATGCGTTAACCCTAGTGCAATATTTGCAGCTCTATGACGAAGTGGGTTACACCACAACCTTTGTGTGTTTGGATGAAAAATACGACGCCTTAAAAGAAGAGGCAATCGAAATTATGGAAGGGTTTCACTATGATTTTAATAAGAAGTAA
- a CDS encoding DUF3108 domain-containing protein: MKKLIVAFLVVISVSFDSQKPEAYDVGEWFKFRIHYGIVTAGYATLEVKEAVKENKKVYHAIGKGYTTGMSRWFFKVDDTYESYFDKITNQPYQFVRKIDEGGYTKNQEGFFNQDKNSVLVKDYKKKTEKTFAVTENVQDILSTFYFLRNHPDINTLKVGESIVVDMFFDDETFKFKLKYIGKEDLSTKFGTVPSMIFRPLVQSGRVFKEEESLTVWISDDDNKLPLRIKASLAVGSLKADLDGFKGLKNPFVIKVKTK; this comes from the coding sequence ATGAAAAAATTAATAGTCGCATTTTTAGTGGTAATCTCTGTAAGTTTCGATTCCCAAAAACCAGAAGCATACGATGTTGGTGAATGGTTTAAATTCCGAATCCATTATGGAATTGTGACGGCGGGATATGCAACACTTGAAGTAAAAGAAGCCGTAAAAGAAAATAAAAAAGTATACCATGCCATCGGTAAAGGATATACTACTGGTATGAGTCGTTGGTTCTTTAAAGTAGATGATACTTATGAAAGCTACTTTGATAAAATTACAAACCAGCCTTATCAGTTTGTTAGAAAAATAGATGAAGGTGGTTATACTAAAAACCAAGAGGGTTTCTTTAATCAGGATAAAAACAGTGTCTTGGTAAAAGACTACAAGAAGAAAACCGAAAAAACGTTTGCCGTTACCGAAAACGTGCAAGACATATTATCAACCTTTTATTTCCTAAGAAACCATCCAGACATTAACACTCTAAAGGTAGGCGAATCTATTGTAGTGGATATGTTTTTTGACGATGAGACTTTTAAGTTTAAGTTAAAATACATCGGTAAAGAAGATTTAAGTACTAAATTTGGGACCGTTCCTTCCATGATTTTTAGACCTTTGGTGCAATCGGGAAGAGTTTTTAAAGAAGAAGAAAGTCTAACCGTTTGGATATCTGACGATGACAACAAACTTCCTTTGAGAATTAAAGCTAGTTTGGCTGTCGGTTCTTTAAAAGCAGATTTAGATGGGTTCAAAGGATTAAAAAACCCATTTGTTATAAAAGTTAAAACTAAATGA
- a CDS encoding tryptophan 2,3-dioxygenase family protein, translating into MNQYNDALDALEKKFDAINQKTETHLEGLLWSKPITYWDYIQTDALLNLQIQRTVLPDEMVFIMYHQVNELLFKMILWEIDQLCHTDKPATAFFTEKLRRISRYFEMLTTSFDIMGDGMEVEQYMKFRNTLTPASGFQSAQYRMIEFSSTDLINLIDYRFRATIDRNTPYSHAFEHLYWQAAGKDYHTGKKSYLILEFERKYKDEFLRFMEEYNTINILQKFKQLPEEDQKDVELVKAMRNYDYTVNVTWVMGHLNAAKKYIESGHGSGEATGGSDWKKYMHPKYQRRIFFPELWSEDELKNWGEGL; encoded by the coding sequence ATGAACCAATACAACGACGCACTTGATGCATTAGAGAAAAAATTTGATGCCATCAATCAAAAAACTGAAACCCACTTAGAAGGACTTTTATGGTCTAAACCGATAACTTATTGGGATTATATACAAACCGATGCTTTATTGAATCTTCAGATTCAAAGAACGGTTCTTCCTGATGAAATGGTGTTTATAATGTATCACCAAGTGAATGAATTGTTGTTTAAAATGATTCTTTGGGAAATAGACCAATTGTGTCATACGGATAAACCTGCTACTGCTTTCTTTACCGAAAAACTACGAAGAATTAGCCGTTACTTTGAGATGCTAACCACATCGTTTGACATCATGGGCGACGGAATGGAAGTAGAACAGTATATGAAATTCAGAAACACTTTGACGCCAGCCAGTGGTTTTCAGAGTGCACAATATAGAATGATTGAGTTCTCTTCTACCGATTTAATCAACCTTATAGATTATCGATTTAGAGCTACTATTGATAGAAACACGCCATACTCGCATGCGTTTGAACATTTATACTGGCAAGCTGCAGGCAAAGACTACCATACAGGTAAGAAATCGTATTTGATACTTGAATTTGAACGTAAGTACAAAGACGAATTCCTTCGTTTTATGGAAGAGTACAACACCATAAACATTTTGCAAAAGTTTAAACAACTTCCTGAAGAAGACCAAAAGGATGTTGAGCTAGTGAAAGCCATGCGTAACTATGATTACACAGTAAATGTAACCTGGGTTATGGGACATTTGAACGCCGCAAAGAAATATATAGAAAGTGGTCATGGTTCGGGTGAAGCAACTGGCGGAAGTGATTGGAAAAAATACATGCACCCAAAATACCAACGCAGAATATTTTTCCCGGAATTGTGGAGCGAAGACGAATTAAAAAATTGGGGCGAAGGATTATAA
- a CDS encoding M23 family metallopeptidase, with protein sequence MLKTVQRLLLLLTTTLLLFSCKKDNEEPIEVVTIKPRVIDFGFNLNDYNVVHDTVRKGDTFGTILDKQNLNGNQVYDIVAKVKDTFNVRSIRVGKPYTFLRSKDRTHKALYFIYQPDKLSYYVINFNDSITATKKTRPLTFKSRTIAGALNGSLSETLQNLKVDPSLAPRIAKIYAWSIDFFKLQKGDEFALSFTERFINDTVYDGVDSLKAAFFEYKGKKIYAFPFSPDGSKGKLQYFDEEGKTLKNFFLKAPLKFINITSRYTKSRFHPVQKRWKAHNGTDYAAPTGTPIMSTAAGVVEQAGYTTGNGNFVKVKHDKTYSTQYLHMSKILVKRGQRVTQGQVIGKVGSTGLATGPHVCYRFWKNGVQVDALKQNLPSSTPMEARYKEAYMKQMAPLKKELDSVAKTIVKK encoded by the coding sequence ATGTTAAAAACCGTTCAAAGACTACTTTTACTACTAACAACTACATTACTATTATTTTCTTGTAAAAAAGACAACGAGGAACCAATTGAAGTGGTAACCATTAAACCTAGGGTTATTGATTTTGGGTTCAACCTTAATGATTATAACGTCGTGCACGACACCGTGAGAAAAGGGGACACTTTTGGTACCATTTTAGACAAGCAAAACCTCAACGGAAATCAAGTTTACGACATAGTAGCCAAAGTAAAAGATACTTTTAACGTTAGAAGCATCCGCGTAGGTAAACCCTATACTTTCCTTAGAAGCAAAGACCGAACACACAAAGCCTTATACTTTATTTATCAACCTGATAAGCTGAGTTATTATGTCATTAATTTTAACGACTCGATAACAGCTACAAAAAAAACAAGACCGCTTACCTTCAAATCAAGAACGATTGCGGGTGCGTTAAACGGTTCGCTGTCGGAAACCCTTCAGAATTTAAAAGTCGACCCATCATTGGCACCACGTATAGCAAAAATTTATGCTTGGTCTATTGACTTCTTTAAACTTCAAAAAGGCGATGAGTTTGCGTTATCCTTCACCGAACGATTCATTAATGACACTGTTTATGATGGTGTAGATAGTTTGAAAGCAGCGTTTTTTGAATACAAAGGAAAGAAAATCTATGCCTTCCCTTTTTCACCTGATGGTAGTAAGGGCAAGCTTCAATACTTTGACGAAGAAGGAAAAACATTGAAGAACTTCTTCTTGAAAGCACCTTTGAAATTCATCAACATAACATCGCGGTATACTAAGAGCAGGTTTCATCCGGTTCAAAAACGTTGGAAAGCTCATAACGGAACCGATTATGCCGCTCCAACCGGTACGCCAATTATGTCGACTGCTGCTGGCGTAGTTGAACAAGCAGGATATACCACCGGAAACGGAAACTTTGTAAAAGTAAAACACGATAAAACCTATTCAACCCAATACCTTCACATGTCAAAAATTTTGGTAAAACGTGGACAACGGGTTACTCAAGGTCAGGTTATTGGAAAGGTTGGAAGCACCGGTTTGGCTACAGGTCCGCATGTTTGCTACCGTTTCTGGAAAAATGGCGTTCAGGTTGACGCTTTGAAGCAAAACCTACCATCATCCACTCCGATGGAAGCACGTTACAAGGAAGCCTATATGAAACAGATGGCTCCGTTGAAAAAAGAGCTTGACAGTGTTGCGAAAACCATCGTTAAGAAATAA
- the pgi gene encoding glucose-6-phosphate isomerase yields MALTAINPTHTTAWKKLTEHFEATKNTSMQELFKKDASRAATFHIQWNDFLVDYSKNRIDATTLKLLVELAEECKLKEAIASYFDGDAINKTENRAVLHTALRSTKNDTVLVDGVNVLPEIYAVKESIKTFTNDVVSGAKKGFTGKAFTDVVNIGIGGSDLGPAMVVESLQFYKNHLNVHFVSNVDGDHVNEVIKKINPETTLFVIVSKTFTTQETLSNAETIREWFLKSASQEDVAKHFVAVSTNIQKVTEFGINPNNIFPMWDWVGGRFSLWSAVGLSISLAVGFDNFDALLNGAHEMDTHFKSADFSENIPVVLALLSIWYNNFYGAESEALIPYTQYLQKLAPYLQQGIMESNGKSVGRDGKVVNYQTGTIIWGEPGTNSQHAFFQLIHQGTKLIPTDFIGYVKPLYGNKDHHDKLMSNFFAQTEALLNGKTEAQVRAEFEKQNITGDKADFLLPFKVFEGNKPTNTILIDKLTPKSLGSLIALYEHKIFVQGVIWNIFSYDQWGVELGKQLANSILEEIETKTVKPHDASTTFLLKHFLKNN; encoded by the coding sequence ATGGCATTAACGGCAATAAACCCAACCCATACAACAGCTTGGAAAAAGCTAACCGAACACTTTGAAGCAACCAAAAACACCTCGATGCAAGAGTTGTTTAAAAAGGATGCATCCAGAGCAGCCACCTTTCACATTCAATGGAACGACTTTTTAGTAGATTATTCTAAAAACAGAATTGACGCTACTACACTGAAGCTGCTTGTTGAATTGGCTGAAGAATGCAAACTAAAAGAAGCCATTGCAAGCTATTTTGATGGTGATGCTATCAATAAAACCGAGAATAGAGCAGTGCTTCACACGGCTTTGCGTTCTACAAAAAACGACACGGTATTGGTTGATGGCGTTAATGTACTTCCAGAAATATATGCGGTAAAAGAATCCATAAAAACATTTACTAATGATGTTGTTTCGGGTGCCAAGAAAGGATTTACAGGCAAAGCATTTACCGATGTGGTAAACATTGGTATTGGTGGTTCAGACCTTGGACCAGCTATGGTGGTGGAATCATTGCAGTTCTATAAAAATCATTTGAACGTTCACTTTGTTTCCAACGTTGATGGCGACCATGTTAACGAAGTAATAAAGAAAATAAATCCTGAAACTACCTTGTTTGTGATTGTTTCAAAGACATTCACCACTCAGGAAACCCTATCGAATGCTGAAACTATTCGTGAGTGGTTTTTGAAATCGGCATCGCAAGAAGACGTAGCAAAACATTTTGTTGCCGTATCAACTAATATTCAAAAAGTAACCGAATTCGGAATTAACCCTAACAACATTTTCCCGATGTGGGATTGGGTTGGTGGTCGTTTTTCGCTTTGGAGTGCAGTGGGTTTATCTATCAGTTTGGCAGTAGGATTTGATAATTTTGATGCACTATTAAACGGAGCTCATGAAATGGACACTCATTTCAAATCAGCCGATTTCTCGGAGAACATTCCCGTAGTTTTGGCGTTGTTGAGCATTTGGTACAATAACTTTTACGGAGCCGAAAGCGAAGCGTTGATTCCTTATACACAATATCTTCAAAAACTTGCACCATATTTACAACAAGGAATCATGGAAAGCAATGGAAAAAGCGTTGGTCGCGATGGAAAAGTGGTCAACTACCAAACTGGTACTATTATATGGGGCGAACCAGGAACCAATTCGCAACATGCGTTCTTCCAATTAATTCATCAAGGTACTAAGCTTATCCCGACAGACTTTATAGGCTATGTAAAACCTTTATATGGCAACAAAGACCATCATGATAAGCTAATGTCAAACTTTTTTGCACAAACTGAAGCCTTGCTAAATGGTAAAACAGAAGCTCAAGTTAGAGCTGAGTTTGAAAAACAAAATATCACGGGAGACAAAGCTGATTTTTTACTTCCTTTTAAGGTATTTGAAGGAAACAAACCTACCAATACTATCCTTATAGACAAACTAACGCCTAAGTCATTAGGTTCATTGATAGCATTATACGAACACAAAATCTTTGTACAAGGTGTTATCTGGAATATATTTAGTTATGATCAATGGGGTGTTGAACTTGGTAAGCAATTAGCCAATTCAATACTTGAAGAAATAGAAACTAAAACGGTAAAACCGCATGATGCGTCAACAACCTTTTTGTTGAAACACTTTTTAAAGAATAATTAA
- a CDS encoding septal ring lytic transglycosylase RlpA family protein, whose amino-acid sequence MRNKILFLVFSLVLAFTISSFTNGNPQQKEKNKGKTTIPTVKKNEKFIKEKKLDSLKLPEKSVAIQLLDSIKKTQEFNKLKLHKKNAHASYYHNKFNGRRTASGEIFDNNKYTAAHKNLPFGTMLKVTSETTGRFVIVKVNDRGPFAKSREIDLSRKAFMDLVDNKNRGTVPVTIEIIED is encoded by the coding sequence ATGCGCAATAAAATTCTCTTCCTTGTTTTTTCTTTAGTATTGGCGTTTACTATTTCGTCTTTCACTAACGGAAATCCACAGCAAAAAGAAAAAAATAAAGGCAAAACTACTATTCCAACTGTTAAAAAAAACGAGAAGTTTATTAAAGAAAAAAAGTTAGATAGCCTTAAACTTCCTGAAAAAAGTGTTGCTATTCAACTACTTGATTCTATTAAGAAAACTCAAGAATTTAATAAACTAAAACTTCATAAAAAGAATGCGCATGCTTCCTATTATCACAATAAATTTAATGGAAGAAGAACCGCTAGTGGAGAAATTTTTGATAATAATAAATATACAGCTGCTCACAAAAATCTTCCGTTTGGAACCATGCTTAAAGTGACTAGTGAAACAACAGGCAGATTTGTTATTGTAAAAGTAAATGACCGTGGACCATTTGCTAAATCACGTGAAATTGATTTGTCACGCAAAGCTTTTATGGATTTAGTAGACAACAAAAATCGTGGTACTGTTCCTGTTACTATAGAAATTATTGAAGATTAA
- a CDS encoding CYTH domain-containing protein: MIEIERKFLVTSNDFINEAFSKKRIVQAYLSSNPERSVRIRIKDDQGFLTIKGKSCSNGTSRLEWEKEIEVQEAEKLLTICENGMIDKIRYEIQVGEHVFEVDIFSGENEGLIIAEIELEHENEPFEKPMWLGKEVTNDNRYYNVYLTQKPFKTWSFNLQ, translated from the coding sequence ATGATAGAAATAGAGCGAAAGTTTTTGGTGACTTCAAATGACTTTATAAACGAAGCTTTTTCTAAAAAAAGAATCGTTCAGGCATATTTATCTTCAAATCCGGAAAGAAGCGTTCGCATTAGAATAAAAGACGATCAAGGTTTTTTGACTATTAAAGGGAAAAGTTGCAGTAATGGAACCTCTCGATTGGAATGGGAAAAAGAAATTGAAGTTCAAGAAGCTGAAAAACTACTGACTATTTGTGAAAATGGAATGATAGATAAGATTAGATACGAAATTCAAGTTGGAGAACATGTTTTTGAAGTTGATATTTTTTCAGGAGAAAACGAAGGTTTAATCATTGCTGAAATCGAACTTGAACATGAAAATGAACCGTTTGAAAAGCCAATGTGGTTAGGCAAAGAAGTAACCAATGACAATCGGTATTACAACGTATATTTAACCCAGAAACCTTTTAAAACCTGGAGTTTTAATCTTCAATAA
- the dinB gene encoding DNA polymerase IV produces MEEPISYRKIIHVDMDAFYASVEQMDNPELKGKPLAVGGSEVRGVVSAASYEARKYGVRSAMSGIQAKRNCPDLIFVRPRFDRYKEISKKIRKIFHDYTDLVEPLSLDEAYLDVTQNKKGNPSATLLAKEIRQRIFDEVGLTASAGISINKFVAKVASDFNKPNGQKTVNPEEVEPFLESLDIKKFYGIGKVTAEKMYQLGIFTGKDLKSKSAEFLEHHFHKSGLHYYKIVRGIHNSAVKPNRIAKSVAAEHTFSENLTSEIFMLEKLERIAAELEKRLRKHKISGKTVTLKIKYSDFTVQTRSKTLPYFISDKGILLETAKELLYQERMKESVRLLGISLNNLNTDVKKSVVVQLKFDF; encoded by the coding sequence ATGGAAGAACCGATTTCATATCGTAAAATTATTCATGTAGACATGGATGCCTTCTACGCATCAGTAGAGCAAATGGACAATCCTGAGTTAAAAGGAAAGCCATTAGCTGTTGGTGGTAGCGAGGTTCGTGGTGTGGTTTCGGCAGCAAGTTATGAAGCTCGAAAATATGGCGTTCGCTCGGCTATGAGTGGCATTCAAGCCAAAAGAAATTGCCCCGACTTGATTTTTGTTCGTCCTCGATTCGATAGATACAAAGAAATTTCCAAAAAGATAAGAAAGATTTTTCATGACTATACCGATTTGGTTGAACCGTTATCACTTGATGAAGCTTATCTTGACGTTACTCAAAATAAAAAAGGCAACCCTAGCGCTACTTTATTGGCCAAAGAAATAAGGCAACGGATTTTTGATGAAGTAGGTTTGACAGCTTCAGCAGGCATTTCTATCAATAAATTTGTGGCAAAAGTTGCTAGTGATTTCAATAAACCTAATGGTCAAAAAACGGTTAATCCTGAAGAAGTTGAACCTTTTTTGGAATCTTTAGACATCAAAAAATTTTATGGAATTGGTAAAGTAACTGCCGAAAAAATGTATCAGCTTGGCATTTTTACGGGCAAAGATTTAAAATCTAAAAGTGCTGAGTTCTTAGAACACCATTTTCACAAAAGCGGCTTGCATTACTACAAAATTGTTCGTGGAATTCATAACAGTGCCGTAAAACCCAATAGAATTGCAAAATCAGTAGCAGCTGAACATACTTTCAGCGAAAACTTAACTTCAGAAATCTTTATGCTCGAAAAGTTAGAACGAATAGCTGCAGAATTAGAAAAACGACTTCGAAAGCATAAAATATCAGGTAAAACAGTAACCTTAAAAATAAAATACAGCGACTTTACTGTGCAAACCCGAAGCAAAACATTGCCTTATTTTATTTCTGACAAAGGCATACTTCTGGAAACAGCTAAAGAGCTTTTGTATCAAGAACGCATGAAAGAATCGGTAAGATTATTGGGTATTTCGTTGAATAATTTGAACACCGACGTTAAAAAATCAGTAGTGGTGCAGTTGAAGTTTGATTTTTAA
- a CDS encoding Bax inhibitor-1/YccA family protein — translation MESRNPFFKNKTFTNTSREVVHEATVIDYNESMTVSGTINKSFLMLLLLVASAAVTWTMFYNGYNPMIFTIGGAIVGLILVVISAFKPQYSPYLAPGYALFEGLFIGGISAIFEAAYSGIVIQAVSCTFVTFMVCFGLYKYEIVKVNEKFRSVVIAATLAIATYYLISWLLSMFTSFQPVHYGNSMISIGISAFVIVIAALNLFLDFDQIEKGVQQKMPKYMEWYGAMGLMITLVWLYIEFLRLLSKISSRD, via the coding sequence ATGGAATCTAGAAATCCGTTTTTTAAAAACAAAACCTTTACTAATACTTCACGAGAAGTAGTACACGAAGCAACTGTTATTGATTACAACGAATCAATGACTGTATCTGGAACTATAAACAAAAGTTTCTTAATGTTATTATTGTTAGTAGCTAGTGCTGCGGTAACATGGACTATGTTTTACAATGGTTATAACCCAATGATATTTACTATTGGTGGCGCTATTGTTGGATTAATATTAGTAGTTATTTCGGCGTTCAAACCTCAATATTCTCCTTATTTAGCTCCAGGTTATGCTTTATTCGAAGGATTATTCATTGGAGGTATATCTGCAATTTTTGAAGCAGCCTATTCAGGAATTGTAATTCAAGCGGTAAGTTGTACGTTCGTTACTTTTATGGTTTGTTTCGGGCTTTATAAATATGAAATCGTAAAAGTAAACGAGAAATTCCGTTCAGTAGTTATTGCGGCAACTTTAGCAATTGCTACTTATTATTTAATTTCATGGTTATTATCAATGTTTACAAGCTTTCAGCCAGTTCATTACGGCAATTCTATGATTAGTATAGGAATCAGTGCTTTTGTAATAGTAATTGCGGCATTAAACTTATTCCTAGATTTTGATCAAATAGAAAAAGGAGTACAACAAAAAATGCCAAAATATATGGAATGGTATGGTGCTATGGGCTTAATGATTACTTTAGTTTGGTTATACATTGAGTTTTTACGTTTATTATCAAAAATATCTAGTAGAGATTAA
- the pyk gene encoding pyruvate kinase, producing MPTRKKTKIVATLGPACSSKEVIKDMIEAGVNVFRINFSHADYADVKERIDIIRGLNDEFGYTTAILADLQGPKLRVGVMKEDVVVNPGDIITFQTAEDVPGTAERVYMNYKTFPSDVNPGERILLDDGKLIFEALETNGSTEVVCKVIQGGPLKSKKGVNLPNTKVSLPALTKKDIKDALFAIENQVDWIALSFVRTPKDLEELQDLIAKHSEYKIPIVAKIEKPEAVENIDKIVAFCDGLMVARGDLGVEIPAHEVPLIQKKLIHRAKTARIPVIVATQMMETMITSLTPTRAEVNDVANSVMDGADAVMLSGETSVGNYPVQVIEKMTQIIEAVEDSPLIVVPQNPPHVRTKRFITKSICYHAAIMSNEIKAKAISTLTNSGYTAFQISAWRPQSHVLVYTSNKRILTQLNLLWGVKAFFYDKFVSTDDTVDDINKIAAENGYVKKGDMLINLAAMPVADKGMVNTLRISEIN from the coding sequence ATGCCAACCAGAAAAAAAACAAAAATTGTAGCCACATTAGGTCCAGCATGTAGTTCTAAGGAAGTAATTAAAGATATGATTGAAGCTGGAGTAAATGTATTCCGTATCAATTTTTCTCATGCCGATTATGCTGATGTAAAAGAACGTATAGATATCATTAGAGGATTAAACGACGAGTTTGGGTATACTACAGCAATTCTTGCTGATTTACAAGGACCTAAATTGAGAGTTGGAGTGATGAAAGAAGATGTAGTGGTAAATCCTGGCGATATTATCACTTTTCAAACAGCAGAAGATGTTCCTGGTACTGCTGAAAGAGTTTACATGAACTATAAAACATTTCCAAGTGATGTAAATCCAGGAGAAAGAATTCTTTTAGACGATGGAAAACTGATTTTTGAAGCGCTTGAAACCAATGGAAGTACTGAAGTAGTATGTAAAGTAATTCAAGGCGGACCATTAAAATCTAAAAAAGGAGTAAATCTTCCGAATACAAAAGTTTCACTTCCTGCTTTGACTAAAAAAGACATCAAAGATGCTTTGTTTGCTATTGAAAATCAAGTAGATTGGATTGCACTTTCGTTTGTTAGAACGCCAAAAGATTTAGAGGAGTTGCAAGATTTAATTGCGAAACATTCTGAATATAAAATTCCTATTGTGGCTAAAATAGAAAAGCCTGAAGCAGTAGAGAATATTGATAAAATTGTTGCATTTTGTGACGGTTTAATGGTTGCTCGTGGTGATTTAGGAGTAGAAATTCCGGCTCATGAAGTACCATTAATTCAAAAGAAATTAATTCATAGAGCTAAAACAGCTCGTATTCCGGTTATTGTGGCAACACAAATGATGGAAACCATGATTACAAGTTTAACGCCTACACGTGCTGAGGTGAATGATGTTGCTAACTCGGTTATGGATGGTGCGGACGCTGTAATGCTTTCGGGAGAAACATCTGTTGGTAATTATCCTGTTCAAGTAATTGAGAAAATGACTCAAATTATTGAAGCTGTTGAAGATTCTCCATTGATTGTTGTTCCTCAAAATCCGCCTCACGTTCGTACGAAACGATTTATTACTAAATCAATTTGTTATCATGCGGCTATTATGTCAAACGAAATCAAGGCAAAAGCCATTTCAACATTGACAAACAGTGGTTATACTGCTTTTCAAATTTCTGCTTGGCGTCCGCAATCACATGTTTTGGTTTATACTTCAAATAAAAGAATATTGACACAATTAAACTTACTTTGGGGAGTAAAAGCATTCTTCTATGATAAGTTTGTAAGCACAGACGATACGGTTGATGATATCAACAAAATAGCTGCTGAAAACGGCTATGTGAAAAAAGGCGACATGCTTATCAATCTTGCCGCTATGCCAGTAGCTGATAAAGGAATGGTAAATACTTTGCGTATCTCTGAAATAAATTAA
- a CDS encoding IPExxxVDY family protein: MAKLKLLSEEYEEIDYQLIAIHTSIEDYRLAFLINKNLPINLSKCNQDIEIQENNVELQFSRFSYDDEKNNISWNLIQNKNQEYQSSTTLDTGLFANTIAQVSTNSYILPEFKKVDYFLKVDNCFSEDEIQETLLSLKNIQKISTVYTVAIENIKSKNNLIF, translated from the coding sequence ATGGCTAAATTAAAATTACTTAGCGAAGAGTACGAAGAAATAGATTATCAACTAATTGCTATACACACCTCGATAGAAGATTATCGATTAGCATTTTTAATTAATAAAAACTTACCTATAAACCTTTCTAAGTGTAATCAAGATATTGAAATTCAAGAAAATAATGTTGAGTTGCAATTTTCGAGATTTAGTTATGACGACGAAAAAAACAATATTTCTTGGAATTTAATTCAAAATAAAAACCAAGAATATCAAAGTTCAACAACTTTAGACACAGGTTTGTTTGCAAATACAATTGCTCAAGTTTCTACCAATAGTTATATTTTACCAGAATTTAAGAAAGTAGATTACTTTTTAAAAGTAGATAATTGTTTTTCGGAAGATGAAATTCAAGAGACACTTTTATCATTAAAAAACATTCAAAAAATAAGCACAGTTTATACTGTAGCCATAGAAAATATCAAATCAAAAAACAATTTAATTTTTTAA